In Paenibacillus sp. G2S3, a single window of DNA contains:
- a CDS encoding DegV family protein — translation MKSIAWVTDSTSIIDPEFAKNNHVYIIPLRIIINNECYKENIDITIDDFYEKMREHEKVGSSQPPIGEFIELYERLKEEYDEIIAVHLSSELSGTYNASMQGAEIAEANVIGIDAKVGAYPIREMIMRGIHWQKKGFSGLEIKAKIENIIENMSFYLIPASLTQLHRSGRVSGSQFVLSQLLRINLLLRFDEGKVVVVEKIRTMKKTQQALLEIFKQDVGLVNDVCIMHSNNLEMALKLEEDIKAMAPDLRTEIMTYIPAVAVHAGEGTVGLSWIKNTSINSILPDATPVAFPEAVFA, via the coding sequence ATGAAATCAATTGCCTGGGTAACCGACAGTACAAGTATCATAGATCCGGAGTTCGCTAAGAATAATCATGTGTATATTATTCCGTTACGGATTATTATCAACAACGAATGTTATAAAGAAAATATAGATATTACGATCGATGACTTCTATGAGAAAATGCGCGAGCATGAAAAGGTAGGCAGCTCACAGCCTCCAATCGGTGAGTTTATCGAGCTATACGAACGGTTGAAGGAAGAGTACGATGAGATTATCGCTGTACATCTATCTTCAGAGCTCAGCGGCACGTACAATGCTTCGATGCAAGGCGCCGAAATAGCAGAGGCCAATGTGATTGGAATTGATGCGAAGGTAGGCGCTTATCCGATCCGAGAAATGATCATGCGCGGTATACATTGGCAGAAGAAGGGCTTTTCTGGACTAGAAATTAAAGCGAAGATTGAAAATATTATTGAGAATATGTCCTTTTACTTAATTCCTGCAAGTTTGACACAGCTTCATCGCAGTGGACGTGTTTCTGGATCACAATTTGTGCTTAGCCAATTGCTGCGCATAAACTTGCTGCTTCGTTTTGACGAAGGGAAGGTCGTTGTTGTGGAGAAAATTCGGACGATGAAGAAGACACAACAGGCGCTTTTGGAGATATTTAAGCAGGATGTAGGACTTGTTAACGATGTATGTATCATGCATTCTAATAATTTAGAGATGGCACTCAAGCTGGAAGAGGACATCAAAGCAATGGCGCCTGACTTACGTACAGAGATTATGACATATATTCCTGCTGTGGCTGTTCATGCGGGTGAGGGTACTGTAGGGCTGTCCTGGATCAAGAACACTAGCATCAATAGTATTCTTCCGGACGCTACGCCTGTAGCCTTCCCTGAAGCAGTATTTGCATAG
- a CDS encoding threonine/serine exporter family protein, translating into MILQLITSFIAAATFCILFNAPKRSLLQCGFAGMVGWMVYVLLDVEFGPVVATFAASVIVGIVSQFFARSFKMPVIIFSVGGIIPLVPGGLAYDAMRKFVEEDYTLAVEIAVRALMLSGAIAAGLVLSDVIGQMFRRRAIK; encoded by the coding sequence ATGATTTTGCAACTTATAACCAGTTTTATCGCCGCGGCAACCTTCTGTATTCTATTTAATGCGCCTAAGCGCTCACTACTGCAGTGTGGTTTTGCCGGAATGGTGGGCTGGATGGTGTATGTGCTGCTTGATGTAGAGTTCGGGCCTGTAGTAGCTACATTTGCAGCTAGTGTAATAGTGGGCATCGTCAGCCAATTTTTTGCACGATCCTTCAAAATGCCGGTTATTATTTTTAGTGTAGGTGGTATTATCCCGCTTGTTCCGGGTGGTCTCGCTTACGATGCTATGCGTAAATTTGTGGAAGAAGACTATACTTTGGCTGTAGAAATCGCTGTTCGGGCATTAATGCTCTCTGGAGCCATTGCAGCTGGACTCGTGCTAAGTGATGTAATTGGACAAATGTTCCGGCGTCGTGCAATCAAATAA
- a CDS encoding threonine/serine exporter family protein: MESTSNTNTTYYEIVDLCLLAGKIMLQNGAETSRVEDTMTRMAGSLGFPGAHSYVTPTVIMFTTNRIEPVKLYRIAERTTDLQKVSEVNDISRRLSERQITAEEARARLGEVDEASHVYPVWLQILAAAFTGACFTVMFKGSLWDALPALPISGLGFAAVIYLHRLVQTRFFAEFSASFLIGLLAFYSVKLGIGQEMDKIIIGSVMPLVPGLLITNAVRDLMAGHLVSGISKGADAFLTAFAIGTGIGLVLSLF; this comes from the coding sequence TTGGAGAGCACGAGCAACACTAACACTACCTATTATGAAATTGTTGATCTCTGTCTTCTAGCTGGCAAGATCATGCTGCAGAATGGTGCAGAAACATCCAGAGTTGAAGATACGATGACGCGAATGGCTGGATCTCTCGGGTTCCCGGGGGCACATAGTTATGTTACACCAACCGTTATAATGTTCACCACAAATAGAATAGAACCTGTTAAGTTATACAGAATTGCGGAGCGAACAACGGATCTGCAGAAGGTATCGGAGGTCAATGATATTTCTCGGCGTCTGAGCGAACGTCAGATTACAGCTGAGGAAGCTCGTGCAAGATTAGGAGAAGTTGATGAAGCCTCACATGTCTATCCCGTATGGCTGCAGATCTTAGCAGCCGCCTTCACTGGTGCCTGCTTCACAGTTATGTTTAAGGGCAGTTTATGGGATGCTCTCCCTGCCTTGCCCATTTCCGGTTTGGGTTTCGCTGCGGTCATCTATCTGCATCGTTTAGTGCAGACTAGATTCTTTGCAGAGTTTTCTGCATCCTTCCTGATCGGACTTCTAGCCTTCTATTCTGTAAAGCTGGGAATAGGCCAAGAAATGGACAAAATCATTATCGGCTCCGTTATGCCTCTAGTACCCGGTCTACTCATTACTAATGCCGTTCGTGATCTGATGGCCGGTCATCTGGTGTCAGGCATATCCAAAGGAGCCGATGCCTTTCTAACTGCTTTTGCAATCGGTACAGGTATCGGGCTTGTACTATCACTATTTTAA
- a CDS encoding DNA polymerase IV gives MNKERVIMLSDCQSFYASVEKASNPQYSNKPLIVAGDPARRSGIVLAACPLAKSFGITTAETLKEALAKCPEVIVVRPHMQQYIDVSSQITDILRKFSDQVEPYSIDEQFIDVSGSLSLFGSPREIAIAIQDLIRKSTGVRARIGIGYSKVTAKMACDLWAKKNVDGIFTLTHEELPNLLWPLPISELFMVGRRMSAHFQSMGITTIGHLAQMPLSELKWRMREKFHKKCDIDAELYWRIANGIDDSPVSPSTYEVAPKSVGHQMTLPRDYYKLQDIKTIILELSELVCRRCRKLNVHGAVVSVGCQGASFDDPTGFSRQTTMSDPTNATLLVYEAALSLFNLHWDGQPVRRIHLSLSNLSDESQYQLTLFESRPRYRELERATDALKNKYGETIIGRAASFTDAGQLKDRSGKIGGHYK, from the coding sequence ATGAATAAAGAGCGTGTCATTATGCTATCTGATTGCCAAAGCTTCTATGCCTCCGTGGAGAAAGCCTCTAATCCGCAGTATAGCAACAAGCCGCTTATCGTCGCAGGAGACCCGGCTAGACGGAGCGGTATTGTGTTGGCTGCCTGTCCTTTAGCCAAATCATTTGGCATAACTACCGCCGAGACGTTGAAGGAAGCGCTGGCAAAATGCCCCGAAGTCATCGTGGTCAGACCACATATGCAGCAATATATCGATGTCTCCTCCCAAATCACGGACATTCTACGCAAATTCAGTGACCAGGTAGAACCCTATTCTATTGATGAGCAGTTTATTGATGTCAGCGGTAGCCTCAGCTTATTCGGCAGTCCAAGGGAGATAGCTATCGCCATTCAGGATCTGATCCGTAAAAGTACAGGCGTGCGTGCACGCATCGGTATCGGATATTCTAAGGTTACCGCCAAAATGGCCTGCGACCTGTGGGCCAAGAAGAACGTGGATGGTATATTCACCCTCACTCACGAGGAGCTTCCAAATTTACTCTGGCCCCTCCCCATTAGCGAGCTGTTCATGGTAGGCCGCCGTATGTCCGCCCACTTCCAAAGTATGGGCATCACGACAATTGGCCATTTGGCACAGATGCCGCTAAGCGAGCTGAAATGGCGCATGCGGGAGAAATTCCACAAAAAATGTGATATCGACGCTGAGCTATATTGGCGGATAGCCAATGGCATCGATGACAGCCCTGTGAGCCCAAGCACCTATGAAGTCGCACCCAAGAGTGTTGGGCACCAAATGACGCTACCACGGGATTACTATAAGCTGCAAGATATTAAGACCATCATTCTTGAGCTGTCTGAGCTTGTGTGCAGACGTTGCCGCAAATTGAATGTGCATGGTGCAGTCGTGTCTGTTGGCTGCCAAGGTGCCAGCTTTGATGACCCCACAGGCTTCTCAAGACAGACTACAATGAGCGATCCTACAAATGCCACCCTGCTGGTATATGAGGCTGCTCTTTCTCTCTTCAATCTACACTGGGACGGTCAGCCTGTACGTAGAATCCACTTAAGCTTGTCCAATCTATCTGACGAAAGCCAGTACCAGCTAACACTTTTTGAGTCTCGCCCTCGCTATCGTGAACTCGAACGGGCCACCGATGCGCTCAAGAATAAATACGGGGAGACAATCATCGGGCGAGCAGCTTCTTTCACAGATGCCGGGCAGCTTAAGGACAGATCCGGAAAGATCGGCGGACACTATAAATAA
- a CDS encoding YitT family protein, producing the protein MLNMRPLRYLIILLGSLLVAAGTNFFLVPYKILDGGIIGIALIINYLSDAKIGVAIILCSFPIFLLAWLKERDIFYNSVLGLLVSSFLIELLGPLQYHFLYYFEFGSISSAIIGGFLMGTGLGIMLRFKASTGGTDLLAQFIKKYVPLNLGFIIFLTDFMIIGAGGLLISKETFFHSILTIVSGGVATGLCTLETQSKWKKI; encoded by the coding sequence ATGTTAAATATGCGGCCATTAAGATACCTTATCATTCTTTTAGGAAGCTTACTCGTTGCTGCGGGAACTAATTTTTTTCTCGTACCATATAAAATCCTCGATGGGGGAATAATAGGGATAGCCCTCATTATCAATTATTTATCCGACGCTAAAATTGGCGTAGCTATAATTCTCTGCAGTTTCCCTATCTTCCTGCTCGCTTGGCTAAAGGAACGCGATATCTTTTACAACAGTGTACTCGGTCTATTGGTCTCATCATTTCTGATCGAGCTTCTCGGTCCTCTACAATATCACTTTCTATATTATTTTGAGTTCGGTTCCATTTCTAGCGCCATTATTGGCGGTTTTTTAATGGGAACGGGTCTTGGGATTATGCTGCGGTTTAAAGCAAGTACGGGTGGCACCGATCTGCTCGCTCAATTTATAAAAAAGTATGTCCCGCTGAACCTTGGATTCATTATTTTTTTGACAGACTTTATGATTATCGGCGCGGGGGGACTCCTGATTTCCAAGGAAACCTTCTTCCACTCCATCCTCACGATTGTCTCTGGGGGGGTGGCTACGGGTCTGTGCACCCTTGAAACTCAAAGTAAATGGAAAAAAATATGA
- a CDS encoding AraC family transcriptional regulator, whose amino-acid sequence MGPSFIHFAAPPFPYFLECNRTVYQPGDQHPNRSHIGVFDLLIVEQGCLFIGEENNQWEVSAGHTLLLLPNRYHYSVMPCEEITSFIWIHFHTLADWSSSEGEPVYINRETHFREFLTHPYTIRVPQFAPLPDPFELKGQAEILLQLSTDRRSSAVWQQQRIFEEMLRIMDLAQHDTSESHAVEIAEQTETYIRNHYAEPLSNTSLANALHFHYNYLTRCMKRVYGLTPMEYLTDYRLEQAKLLLLKTELSIAGIAERTGFESTAYFSRRFTQQIGISPLRFRKRYSR is encoded by the coding sequence ATGGGCCCTTCATTTATACATTTCGCTGCGCCGCCATTTCCTTATTTTCTCGAATGCAATCGCACGGTTTATCAACCCGGAGATCAGCATCCGAATAGAAGCCATATTGGTGTATTTGATCTACTTATTGTAGAACAGGGATGTTTATTTATCGGTGAGGAGAATAATCAATGGGAGGTTTCGGCTGGACATACACTGCTCCTGCTGCCCAATCGCTATCATTATTCCGTTATGCCATGCGAAGAGATTACTTCATTCATATGGATTCATTTTCATACCCTTGCAGATTGGTCCAGCTCCGAGGGTGAACCCGTGTATATTAACCGTGAAACACATTTTCGGGAGTTTCTTACTCATCCGTATACCATTCGAGTGCCACAGTTTGCTCCCCTACCTGACCCCTTTGAACTTAAGGGACAAGCCGAGATTCTGTTGCAGCTGTCTACGGATCGGCGTTCCAGCGCAGTTTGGCAGCAGCAACGGATATTTGAAGAAATGCTGCGGATAATGGATTTAGCACAGCATGATACTTCAGAAAGTCATGCGGTGGAAATCGCCGAGCAGACGGAAACTTACATCCGCAATCATTATGCGGAGCCTCTCTCCAATACCTCCTTGGCGAATGCGCTGCATTTTCACTATAACTACCTTACTCGCTGCATGAAACGAGTATATGGACTGACTCCGATGGAGTATTTGACGGATTACCGTTTGGAACAGGCCAAGCTATTGCTGCTTAAGACAGAACTCTCTATAGCTGGAATCGCAGAACGTACCGGCTTCGAGAGCACCGCCTACTTCTCGCGTCGGTTTACTCAGCAGATTGGAATCTCTCCGCTTCGCTTCCGCAAGCGTTACTCCCGTTAA
- a CDS encoding beta-L-arabinofuranosidase domain-containing protein — MNKTIQDQQVVKDQTVNIKDDFWGEYIRLVQDVVIPYQYEALHDKAPGAEPSHAIANFEIAAGRKKGEFYGWVFQDSDVAKWLEAVGYSLSIKRDSELERQADEVIDLVGEAQQEDGYLNTYFTIKEPGKRWTNLNDCHELYCAGHFIEAAVSYYEATGKRKLLDIMCRMVDHIDSVFGPEEGKIRGYDGHQEIELALVKLYRLTGEERYLKLSSFFINERGQQPNFLKEQWNNLGNINFFTGQKENLDLKYYQSHLPVREQEVAVGHAVRAVYMYTAMADLAAITGDESLREACERLWNNITNKQMYITGGIGSTHRGEAFTFDYDLPNDSVYAETCASIGLIFFAQRMLKISPDARYADVMERALYNNVLGSMAQDGKHYFYVNPLEVWPQACSCNPDKHHVKSERQGWFGCACCPPNVARLLTSLNQYIYTIHGDTLYTHLYIGSELTTKLGGTEVAIQHESNYPWEGTVLMKINPAAEAEFGIALRIPSWSEGMEIRVNGEALNTAENIEQGYLVIRRLWSAGDIIEVHDPMEAHRIYAHPNLRADAQKVSIQRGPLVYCLESTDNGEPLSSISLKEDGEFTAAFDETLLGGAVVIEADGLRVDQESWNGGLYSREKASLQPVKVRAVPYYLWGNRGSGEMKVWISETSM; from the coding sequence ATGAACAAAACAATCCAGGATCAGCAAGTTGTAAAAGATCAAACCGTTAACATTAAGGATGATTTTTGGGGTGAATACATTAGGCTGGTACAGGATGTTGTAATCCCGTATCAATATGAGGCATTGCACGACAAAGCACCGGGAGCTGAGCCCAGTCATGCCATTGCTAACTTTGAGATTGCTGCGGGCCGGAAGAAAGGCGAATTTTATGGTTGGGTTTTTCAAGACAGTGATGTGGCCAAGTGGCTGGAGGCCGTCGGTTATTCTTTAAGCATCAAAAGGGATTCCGAGCTGGAGCGTCAGGCGGATGAAGTGATTGACCTCGTTGGAGAAGCGCAGCAGGAAGACGGCTACTTAAATACTTATTTTACGATAAAAGAACCGGGCAAACGCTGGACCAATCTGAACGATTGCCACGAGCTCTATTGTGCTGGGCATTTCATTGAGGCCGCCGTTTCTTATTACGAAGCTACCGGCAAAAGAAAACTGCTCGACATCATGTGCCGAATGGTTGATCATATTGATTCTGTGTTTGGACCGGAAGAAGGAAAAATACGTGGATATGACGGGCATCAGGAGATTGAACTCGCGCTCGTTAAGCTGTATCGGCTCACAGGTGAAGAACGTTATTTGAAGCTGAGCAGCTTTTTTATTAATGAGCGAGGCCAGCAACCGAATTTCTTAAAGGAACAATGGAATAATCTGGGGAACATTAATTTTTTCACAGGTCAGAAAGAGAATTTGGATTTAAAATATTACCAAAGTCATCTTCCAGTAAGAGAGCAGGAGGTTGCCGTAGGTCATGCTGTGCGTGCAGTTTATATGTATACTGCTATGGCGGATCTAGCTGCTATTACAGGAGATGAGTCACTTCGCGAGGCATGCGAGAGACTGTGGAATAACATTACAAACAAGCAAATGTACATTACTGGCGGGATCGGTTCTACACATCGAGGGGAGGCATTCACCTTTGATTATGATCTGCCTAACGATTCGGTGTACGCAGAGACTTGTGCCTCTATTGGGCTGATCTTTTTTGCACAGCGTATGCTGAAAATATCACCGGATGCACGTTATGCCGATGTCATGGAGCGGGCGCTTTATAACAATGTGCTGGGCTCAATGGCACAGGATGGCAAGCACTATTTTTATGTGAATCCACTGGAAGTATGGCCTCAGGCGTGCAGCTGCAACCCGGATAAACATCATGTGAAGTCCGAGCGTCAAGGCTGGTTTGGCTGCGCCTGCTGTCCTCCGAATGTGGCACGTCTGCTGACTTCGCTCAATCAATATATTTATACGATCCATGGTGATACACTCTACACACATTTGTATATTGGCAGTGAGTTGACCACAAAGCTGGGTGGAACGGAGGTCGCGATACAACACGAGAGTAACTATCCATGGGAAGGTACAGTCTTGATGAAGATTAATCCTGCAGCGGAAGCTGAGTTTGGGATTGCCTTGCGGATTCCATCGTGGAGTGAAGGTATGGAGATCAGAGTCAATGGTGAGGCCTTGAATACTGCTGAGAACATTGAGCAGGGATATCTCGTTATTCGGAGACTGTGGAGCGCTGGAGATATAATCGAAGTGCATGACCCTATGGAGGCACATCGTATCTACGCACATCCAAATTTGCGTGCAGATGCTCAAAAAGTATCGATTCAGCGCGGACCGCTTGTGTATTGCCTTGAAAGTACCGATAATGGGGAGCCTTTAAGCTCTATCTCTTTAAAAGAAGACGGTGAATTCACTGCGGCTTTTGATGAGACTTTACTTGGTGGCGCTGTTGTTATCGAGGCGGATGGACTGCGTGTAGATCAAGAGAGCTGGAATGGTGGACTTTACAGCAGAGAGAAAGCATCCCTTCAACCCGTTAAGGTTAGAGCGGTTCCATATTACTTATGGGGAAACCGTGGTAGTGGTGAAATGAAGGTTTGGATTTCAGAAACTAGTATGTAA
- a CDS encoding glycosyl transferase: MKFGTFDDTRKEYVINTPKTPYPWINYLGNEQFFGLISNTAGGYTFYRDARLRRLTRYRYNNIPLDTGGRYYYLYDDGDFWTPGWMPVKRDLDFYECRHGLGYTSITGERNGISVNQLAFVPMGHNAEVHRLVVKNTSSAKKTVKLFSFAEFCLWNAQDDMTNFQRNLSTGEVEVKDSVIYHKTEYRERRNHYAFYSVNKEIAGFDTDREAFVGMYNGLESPQAVVAGEPTNSLASGWSPIGSHALNITLEPGEEQSFIFVLGYIENPEEDKWESLNVINKKPAEAMIAQFATDAQVDAALAALAAHWDNLLSKYQIQSGDEKLDRMVNIWNPYQCMVTFNMSRSASYFESGIGRGMGFRDSNQDLLGFVHQIPERAKERILDIAATQFEDGSAYHQYQPLTKKGNNEVGTGFNDDPLWLILGTAAYIKETGDTSILDEQVPFDSDPNNTATLFEHLKLSFEHVTNNLGPHGLPLIGRADWNDCLNLNCFSTEPGESFQTTANIEGRVAESVFIAGLFVFVGPDYAEICRMRGLNDVAVDAEAKIDNMREITLTHGFDGDWFLRAYDHYGDKIGSKENEEGKIFIEPQGICVMAGIGVEDGQAEKALSSVQEHLDTKYGIVLQQPPYSKYYLNLGEISTYPPGYKENAGIFCHNNPWIMIAETVLGHGDRAFEIYAKIAPAYLEDISEIHRTEPYVYSQMIAGKDAVRHGEAKNSWLTGTAAWNYVAITQSILGIQADFNGLKIDPCIPTEWDSFEITRVFRGDTYVIQIKNPNHVSKGVASLTLDGAAVEGNIIAPVGDGAVHQVVVVLG; encoded by the coding sequence ATGAAATTCGGAACCTTTGACGACACTCGTAAAGAGTATGTAATTAACACCCCAAAAACACCTTACCCTTGGATTAACTATCTCGGTAACGAGCAATTTTTCGGACTTATTTCTAATACAGCTGGTGGTTACACCTTCTATAGAGACGCTCGTCTCAGAAGATTGACCCGCTACCGTTATAACAATATCCCACTGGATACTGGCGGCCGCTACTACTATCTTTATGACGATGGTGATTTCTGGACCCCAGGCTGGATGCCAGTAAAACGTGATCTAGACTTCTACGAATGCCGTCATGGTCTTGGCTACACTTCCATTACTGGCGAACGGAACGGAATTTCTGTGAACCAGCTTGCTTTTGTACCTATGGGTCATAATGCTGAAGTACATCGTCTTGTAGTGAAGAACACTAGCTCCGCTAAAAAAACTGTGAAACTGTTCTCTTTTGCCGAGTTCTGTCTCTGGAATGCACAAGATGATATGACCAACTTCCAACGCAATCTCAGTACCGGTGAGGTTGAAGTGAAGGATTCCGTTATCTATCACAAAACTGAATACCGTGAGCGCAGAAATCACTACGCTTTCTACTCTGTAAATAAAGAAATCGCCGGATTCGATACTGACCGTGAAGCTTTCGTAGGCATGTACAACGGTCTGGAAAGCCCGCAAGCTGTAGTTGCAGGTGAACCTACTAACTCCTTAGCTAGCGGCTGGTCCCCTATCGGATCACACGCACTGAACATTACGCTTGAACCAGGCGAAGAACAAAGCTTCATCTTTGTACTCGGCTACATCGAGAACCCTGAAGAAGATAAATGGGAATCCCTGAACGTAATCAACAAAAAACCAGCAGAAGCTATGATCGCGCAATTTGCTACAGACGCTCAAGTAGATGCTGCACTCGCTGCACTTGCTGCTCACTGGGATAACCTGCTGTCCAAATATCAAATCCAAAGTGGCGACGAGAAACTGGATCGCATGGTTAACATCTGGAATCCATATCAATGTATGGTTACCTTTAACATGTCCCGCTCAGCTTCCTACTTTGAATCCGGTATTGGCCGTGGTATGGGCTTCCGTGACTCTAACCAAGACTTGCTCGGATTTGTGCACCAAATCCCTGAACGTGCTAAAGAACGTATTCTCGATATCGCTGCTACACAATTTGAAGATGGCAGTGCTTATCACCAATACCAACCGCTCACTAAAAAAGGTAACAACGAAGTCGGCACCGGCTTTAACGATGATCCGCTTTGGTTAATCCTAGGAACGGCGGCTTACATTAAAGAAACTGGTGATACTTCGATTCTTGATGAGCAGGTTCCTTTTGACAGCGATCCGAATAACACCGCTACGCTGTTTGAGCACTTGAAACTTTCCTTCGAGCATGTAACTAACAATCTCGGACCTCACGGCTTGCCGCTGATCGGCCGCGCAGACTGGAATGACTGCTTGAACTTGAACTGCTTCTCTACAGAACCAGGCGAATCTTTCCAAACGACTGCCAACATTGAAGGCCGCGTTGCGGAATCCGTATTTATCGCGGGTCTGTTCGTCTTCGTTGGTCCGGACTATGCTGAAATCTGCCGGATGCGCGGACTTAACGATGTAGCAGTGGATGCTGAAGCTAAGATTGACAACATGCGTGAAATCACATTGACGCACGGCTTCGATGGCGATTGGTTCCTGCGCGCTTATGACCACTATGGCGACAAGATCGGTTCCAAAGAAAACGAAGAAGGCAAAATCTTCATCGAGCCACAAGGCATCTGTGTTATGGCTGGTATCGGTGTGGAAGATGGTCAAGCTGAAAAAGCGCTGTCCTCTGTTCAAGAGCACTTGGACACTAAATACGGTATCGTATTGCAACAACCACCGTATTCCAAGTACTATCTGAATCTTGGTGAAATTTCTACGTACCCTCCGGGCTACAAAGAAAATGCGGGTATTTTCTGCCACAACAACCCTTGGATTATGATCGCTGAAACTGTACTTGGACATGGCGACAGAGCGTTTGAAATTTACGCTAAAATCGCTCCTGCTTACCTGGAGGATATCAGCGAAATTCACCGCACAGAGCCTTATGTCTATTCCCAAATGATCGCAGGTAAAGATGCCGTTCGTCACGGGGAAGCTAAAAACTCCTGGTTGACTGGTACTGCGGCTTGGAACTATGTAGCCATTACACAATCTATCCTTGGTATTCAAGCCGATTTCAATGGTCTGAAGATCGATCCTTGTATTCCTACAGAGTGGGACAGCTTTGAAATTACACGTGTCTTCCGTGGAGATACTTACGTGATTCAAATCAAGAACCCGAACCATGTATCCAAAGGTGTAGCTAGTCTTACCCTGGATGGCGCAGCTGTAGAAGGTAACATCATCGCTCCTGTTGGAGATGGTGCTGTACACCAAGTAGTTGTAGTACTGGGTTAA
- a CDS encoding LacI family DNA-binding transcriptional regulator has translation MRSEDIAKLAGVSRSTVSRVINNYSNVPEETRAKVLRVIEQHQYEPNSFARALAGKKTDTIGLFAISMNEKENTTRIYQNNYFAPFVDAVVDTSNARGCYVLIHTVYSPDDFIKVKQAFLQKRIDGGIIVGTQKDINIVREMVGLDSPLVLIDYDISEIMSEHLDRNHLAIVNSKDYEGTTEAIEYLISLGHQEIGIICGQMNTYSGRERYTAYEDTLKKHGLPINERFILKGDFLKETAYEEVKKLLASGESLPTAFFSSNDDMAISAMEAFSEHGIIVPEDLSMVGFDDIQLASRIQPKLTSVRLPIYEMSKAAVEKVIELCDSQQPTFSTISFPARLVERDSCQPPKK, from the coding sequence ATGCGCAGCGAAGATATAGCTAAGTTGGCCGGGGTTTCCCGAAGCACGGTATCCCGCGTGATCAACAACTATTCCAACGTCCCTGAAGAGACCCGAGCCAAAGTGCTGCGGGTCATTGAGCAACATCAGTACGAACCGAACAGCTTTGCAAGAGCTTTAGCCGGTAAGAAGACCGATACGATCGGCCTCTTCGCCATCAGTATGAACGAAAAGGAGAATACTACCCGAATCTATCAGAACAATTACTTTGCTCCATTCGTTGATGCCGTAGTCGACACCTCGAATGCCCGCGGATGTTATGTATTGATTCATACGGTGTACTCTCCCGACGATTTTATCAAGGTTAAGCAAGCTTTTCTTCAAAAACGGATTGACGGCGGTATCATTGTCGGCACTCAGAAGGATATTAATATCGTCCGAGAAATGGTAGGGCTCGACTCTCCTCTCGTATTAATTGATTACGATATTTCTGAGATTATGTCGGAACATCTTGACCGCAATCATCTGGCCATTGTGAACTCCAAAGATTACGAGGGCACCACAGAAGCGATTGAATATTTGATCTCTCTAGGTCATCAAGAGATTGGTATTATCTGTGGACAGATGAATACGTACTCTGGACGAGAGCGCTATACGGCTTATGAAGATACACTGAAGAAGCATGGCTTGCCTATCAATGAGAGATTTATCCTGAAAGGTGATTTTCTGAAAGAGACTGCTTACGAAGAGGTTAAGAAGCTTCTTGCTTCTGGAGAATCTTTACCAACAGCCTTCTTCTCCTCCAACGATGATATGGCTATATCAGCGATGGAAGCGTTCTCCGAACACGGAATCATTGTCCCTGAAGATCTCTCCATGGTCGGCTTTGATGACATTCAGCTAGCATCCCGTATTCAGCCTAAGCTGACCTCTGTACGCTTGCCGATCTATGAAATGTCTAAGGCTGCAGTGGAAAAAGTAATCGAGCTATGTGATTCACAGCAGCCGACATTTAGCACGATCAGCTTTCCAGCTCGTTTAGTAGAGAGAGATTCCTGTCAACCGCCGAAGAAATAG